One genomic segment of Pseudomonas chlororaphis subsp. aurantiaca includes these proteins:
- a CDS encoding DUF2868 domain-containing protein: MTALTPLERLWLTEAVRLREEHAGALEDQEANRLARTAGGDLASRLQYRALWLAERDGLAAALRHWVQGARLALMLLALLAIVSGAGLAFAALGNGQAPVNVFWALGSLLGLNLLLLLSWALGLLFAGEHGASLGRLWLWLSAKLARDAKAAQLAPALLLLLQRRKLNRWAIGTLVNGLWLLALLSAMAILLMLLITKRYGFYWESTLLGADAFVAMTNALAAIPRAIGFGVPTVEMIHASTRDVYNTELVRQMWAVWLVASLIIYGVLPRLLLMLFCRWRWKRGQARLQLDLNLPGYSQLREALMPSSERLGINDAAPDLLHRIEGGVSAQDSDGALLVAIELDDQRPWPPQLPATVKDAGILDSRESRHKLLEQMSRFPPARLAIACDPRRSPDRGSLALIAELARSATATRVWLLQAPPGQALDAERLGDWHVALQQLELPFADCVPLNWLETGHD, translated from the coding sequence CACTGGAAAGACTCTGGCTCACCGAAGCCGTACGCCTGCGTGAAGAACACGCCGGCGCCCTGGAGGACCAGGAAGCCAATCGCCTGGCGCGCACCGCTGGCGGCGACCTGGCGAGCCGCCTCCAATACCGCGCGCTATGGCTGGCCGAACGCGACGGCCTGGCCGCCGCCCTGCGCCACTGGGTCCAGGGCGCGCGCCTGGCACTGATGCTGCTGGCGCTGCTGGCCATCGTCAGCGGCGCCGGCCTGGCCTTCGCCGCCCTGGGCAACGGGCAGGCGCCGGTCAATGTGTTCTGGGCCCTGGGTAGCCTGCTCGGCCTCAACCTGCTCCTGCTGCTGAGCTGGGCCCTGGGCCTGCTGTTCGCCGGCGAACACGGTGCCAGTCTCGGCCGCCTGTGGCTGTGGCTCAGCGCCAAGCTCGCCCGCGACGCCAAGGCCGCGCAGTTGGCGCCCGCCCTGCTGCTGTTGCTGCAACGGCGCAAACTCAATCGCTGGGCCATCGGCACCCTGGTCAACGGCCTGTGGCTGCTGGCCCTGCTCAGCGCCATGGCAATCCTGCTGATGCTGCTGATCACCAAGCGCTACGGGTTCTACTGGGAAAGCACCCTGCTCGGCGCGGATGCCTTCGTGGCGATGACCAACGCCCTCGCGGCCATACCCCGTGCCATAGGTTTCGGGGTACCGACCGTAGAGATGATTCACGCCAGCACCCGGGATGTTTACAACACCGAGCTGGTGCGCCAGATGTGGGCCGTCTGGCTGGTGGCCTCGCTGATCATTTACGGCGTGCTGCCGCGCCTGCTGTTGATGCTGTTCTGTCGCTGGCGCTGGAAGCGCGGGCAGGCGCGCCTGCAACTGGACCTCAATCTCCCCGGCTACAGCCAGCTGCGCGAAGCGCTGATGCCCAGCAGCGAACGCCTGGGGATCAACGATGCCGCCCCCGACTTGCTGCACCGTATCGAAGGCGGCGTCAGCGCGCAGGACAGCGATGGTGCCCTGCTGGTGGCCATCGAACTGGACGACCAGCGCCCCTGGCCACCGCAATTGCCGGCCACGGTGAAAGACGCCGGCATCCTCGACAGCCGCGAATCCCGGCACAAGCTGCTGGAACAGATGAGCCGCTTTCCGCCGGCGCGCCTGGCCATCGCCTGCGATCCACGACGCTCGCCGGACCGTGGCAGCCTGGCGCTGATCGCCGAGCTGGCCCGCAGCGCCACTGCCACCCGGGTCTGGCTGTTGCAGGCGCCGCCGGGCCAGGCGCTGGATGCCGAACGCCTGGGTGACTGGCACGTGGCCCTGCAACAACTGGAGTTGCCGTTCGCCGATTGCGTGCCGCTGAACTGGCTGGAGACCGGGCATGACTGA
- a CDS encoding GTPase/DUF3482 domain-containing protein translates to MTDPRKPPLKLAVVGHTNVGKTSLLRTLTRDVGFGEVSHRPSTTRHVEGARLSVDGEPLLDLYDTPGLEDAIALLDYLERLEHPGERLDGPARLMRFLEGSEARQRFEQEAKVLRQLLDSDAGLYVIDAREPVLAKYRDELEVLASCGKPLLPVLNFVSSADHREPDWREALARLGLHALVRFDSVAPPEDGERRLYESLALLLESSRPQLERLIADQQAQRAARQQSAARLIAELLIDCAACRRSVISEVEQEQQAIGELRKAVRQREQRCVEALLKLYAFRPQDAAASDVPLLDGRWGDDLFNPETLKQLGVRVGGGIAAGAAAGAGVDLLVGGLTLGAAALAGAIAGGALQTARSYGGRLLGKLKGQRELTVDDSVLRLLALRQRQLVQALNVRGHAALGSIQLATPQDQSWREGKLPEALNKARAHPQWSSLNPAPRLSQAERQEQIEVLAQKLVVED, encoded by the coding sequence ATGACTGATCCTCGCAAACCGCCGTTGAAGCTGGCGGTGGTCGGCCACACCAACGTCGGCAAGACCTCCCTGCTGCGCACCCTGACCCGGGACGTCGGCTTCGGCGAGGTCTCCCATCGCCCCAGCACCACTCGCCATGTCGAGGGCGCGCGGCTGTCGGTGGACGGCGAACCGCTGCTCGACCTGTACGACACCCCCGGCCTGGAAGACGCCATCGCCCTGCTCGACTACCTGGAACGCCTGGAGCACCCCGGCGAGCGCCTGGACGGCCCGGCCCGCCTGATGCGGTTTCTCGAAGGCAGCGAAGCGCGCCAGCGTTTCGAACAGGAAGCCAAGGTGCTGCGCCAGCTGCTGGACTCCGACGCCGGGCTGTATGTGATCGACGCCCGCGAGCCGGTACTGGCCAAGTACCGCGACGAACTGGAAGTCCTCGCCAGTTGCGGCAAGCCGCTGCTGCCGGTGCTGAATTTCGTCAGCAGCGCCGACCATCGCGAGCCGGACTGGCGCGAAGCCCTGGCCCGCCTGGGCCTGCACGCACTGGTGCGGTTCGACAGCGTGGCGCCGCCGGAGGACGGCGAGCGGCGGCTGTATGAAAGCCTGGCGTTGCTGCTGGAAAGCTCGCGGCCGCAGCTGGAACGCCTGATCGCCGACCAGCAGGCGCAACGCGCGGCTCGCCAGCAAAGCGCCGCGCGGCTGATCGCCGAACTGCTGATCGATTGCGCCGCCTGCCGGCGCAGTGTGATCAGCGAGGTCGAGCAGGAACAGCAGGCCATCGGCGAGCTGCGCAAGGCCGTGCGCCAGCGCGAACAACGCTGTGTCGAGGCGTTGCTCAAGCTCTACGCCTTCCGCCCGCAGGATGCCGCCGCCAGCGATGTGCCGCTGCTCGACGGGCGTTGGGGCGATGACCTGTTCAACCCGGAAACTCTCAAGCAGCTGGGCGTGCGGGTCGGTGGTGGGATCGCCGCCGGCGCGGCGGCCGGGGCCGGCGTCGATCTGCTGGTGGGCGGCCTGACCCTGGGCGCGGCGGCCCTGGCCGGAGCGATCGCCGGTGGCGCGCTGCAAACCGCCCGCAGCTACGGCGGCCGCCTGCTGGGCAAGCTCAAGGGCCAGCGCGAGCTGACCGTGGACGACAGCGTGCTGCGCCTGTTGGCCCTGCGCCAACGGCAACTGGTGCAGGCGCTGAATGTGCGCGGCCATGCGGCGCTGGGCAGCATCCAGCTGGCCACGCCCCAGGACCAGAGCTGGCGCGAGGGCAAGCTGCCGGAGGCGCTGAACAAGGCCCGCGCCCATCCGCAGTGGTCGTCCCTCAACCCGGCGCCGCGGCTGAGCCAGGCGGAGCGTCAGGAGCAGATCGAGGTGTTGGCGCAGAAGCTGGTGGTCGAGGATTAG
- a CDS encoding phosphonate degradation HD-domain oxygenase, translating into MGPEQRIAEVFGLYERFGDSDYIGEPVSQIEHMSQAAQRAMAEGFDDEVVLAAFFHDIGHICVQGAENMGGFGVVSHERLGADYLRRAGFSERLARLVEYHVQAKRYLTFNEPGYYERLSQASRRTLQYQGGVMSAEEARAFEQDPLCAVSLRLRHWDEQAKELWVPVMDLQVLKDKAGRLLNA; encoded by the coding sequence ATGGGGCCTGAGCAGCGGATCGCCGAGGTGTTCGGCCTGTACGAGCGTTTTGGCGACAGCGACTACATCGGCGAGCCGGTGTCGCAGATCGAACACATGTCCCAGGCCGCGCAACGGGCCATGGCCGAGGGCTTCGACGACGAAGTGGTGCTGGCGGCGTTCTTCCACGATATCGGGCATATCTGCGTGCAGGGTGCCGAGAACATGGGCGGTTTCGGCGTGGTCAGCCATGAGCGGCTGGGCGCCGACTACCTGCGCCGCGCCGGTTTCAGCGAGCGCCTGGCGCGGCTGGTGGAGTACCACGTGCAGGCCAAGCGTTACCTGACCTTCAATGAGCCGGGCTATTACGAGCGGCTCAGCCAAGCCAGCCGGCGCACCCTGCAATACCAGGGCGGAGTGATGAGCGCCGAGGAAGCCCGGGCCTTCGAACAGGACCCGCTGTGCGCGGTCAGCCTGCGCCTGCGCCATTGGGATGAGCAGGCCAAGGAACTGTGGGTGCCGGTGATGGATTTGCAGGTGCTCAAGGATAAGGCGGGGCGTCTGCTGAACGCATAA
- a CDS encoding TIGR03364 family FAD-dependent oxidoreductase — MSNHNDLLIVGAGILGLSHAYAAAKRGLRVKVFERSATPLGASVRNFGQALVTGQPPGVMLDLARASRGIWGDWAELAGLPLKRNGSYLFARTEAEEQLLQAFCAGRAREHGYRVELLRGAALNDLYGGRFHHHRAVLHGLDDQQLYSREALPMLIDYLRRDLGVAFHFSTLVRDIEPGQLHSTAGSFRAAQILVCSGHDYQTLLAEPIAALAPQVCRLQMLRARPEVQLDLQHALLTGLSCVHYGAFADLPEAAAVQAQILRDAPHLHENGIHLLISPTPYGELIIGDSHHYGSDPSPFNAEQVDNWMLELAEHTLGCKVQVIERWQGVYGARGPGPFSFLRPAAGVSAALMHSGVGMSVGPAMAEGNIARLLEEA, encoded by the coding sequence ATGAGCAACCACAACGACCTGCTGATCGTCGGCGCCGGCATCCTCGGGCTGTCCCATGCCTATGCCGCGGCCAAGCGCGGTTTGCGGGTCAAGGTTTTCGAGCGCAGCGCCACGCCCCTGGGCGCGTCGGTGCGCAATTTCGGCCAGGCCCTGGTGACCGGCCAGCCGCCTGGGGTGATGCTCGACCTGGCCAGGGCCAGCCGCGGCATCTGGGGTGACTGGGCCGAACTGGCCGGCTTGCCGCTCAAGCGCAACGGCTCTTACCTGTTCGCCCGCACCGAGGCCGAAGAGCAATTGCTGCAGGCCTTCTGCGCCGGGCGCGCGCGGGAACACGGCTACCGCGTCGAACTGCTGCGCGGCGCAGCCTTGAACGATTTGTACGGCGGCCGCTTCCACCATCATCGCGCGGTGCTGCACGGCCTGGACGACCAGCAGCTGTATTCCCGCGAAGCCCTGCCGATGCTGATCGACTACCTGCGCCGCGACCTGGGGGTGGCGTTTCATTTCTCCACCCTGGTGCGCGACATCGAGCCCGGCCAGTTGCACAGCACCGCCGGCAGCTTTCGCGCGGCGCAGATCCTGGTCTGTTCCGGGCATGACTATCAGACCCTGCTGGCCGAGCCGATTGCCGCGCTGGCGCCGCAGGTCTGTCGCCTGCAAATGCTCCGCGCCCGGCCCGAGGTGCAGCTGGACCTGCAGCACGCGCTGCTCACCGGCCTGAGCTGCGTGCATTACGGCGCCTTTGCCGACCTGCCCGAAGCGGCGGCGGTGCAGGCGCAGATCCTGCGGGACGCGCCGCACCTGCACGAAAACGGCATCCACCTGCTGATCAGCCCGACGCCCTATGGCGAGTTGATCATCGGCGACTCCCACCATTACGGCAGCGACCCGTCGCCGTTCAATGCCGAACAGGTGGACAACTGGATGCTCGAACTGGCCGAGCACACCCTGGGCTGCAAGGTGCAGGTGATCGAGCGCTGGCAGGGTGTCTATGGCGCCCGTGGCCCGGGGCCGTTCTCCTTCCTGCGCCCGGCCGCCGGGGTCAGCGCGGCGCTGATGCACAGCGGTGTGGGCATGAGCGTCGGCCCGGCCATGGCCGAGGGCAATATCGCCCGTTTGCTGGAGGAAGCCTGA
- a CDS encoding putative 2-aminoethylphosphonate ABC transporter substrate-binding protein, whose protein sequence is MFKPLAVAAAVLTAFSMNAFAAKTELTVYTALEAEQLKSYKQAFEAANPDVEIKWVRDSTGIITAKLLAEKARPQADAVWGLAASSLAILDQQGMLQSYAPKDLGKIGGNYRDAANPPAWVGMDIWAATICFNTVEAEKQGLTKPVSWQDLTKPEYKGKIVMPNPASSGTGFLDVSAWLQTFGEKQGWQYMDELHQNIGQYVHSGSKPCKLAAAGEFPIGISFEYPAVQLKRQGAPLDIVLPKEGLGWEIEATAVIKGTPHEEAAKKLADFSASPAAMELYKENFAVLAQPGIAKPQTELPADYEQRLIKNDFAWASKNRDQILAEWRKRYDGKSEKVAAK, encoded by the coding sequence ATGTTCAAGCCCCTGGCTGTTGCCGCTGCTGTCCTCACTGCTTTCAGCATGAACGCCTTTGCCGCGAAGACCGAACTGACCGTCTATACCGCCCTCGAGGCCGAACAGCTCAAGAGCTACAAGCAGGCCTTCGAAGCCGCCAACCCGGACGTGGAAATCAAATGGGTGCGCGACTCCACCGGGATCATCACCGCCAAGCTGCTGGCGGAAAAAGCCCGGCCGCAGGCGGACGCGGTGTGGGGCCTGGCGGCCTCCAGCCTGGCGATCCTCGATCAGCAGGGCATGCTGCAAAGCTATGCGCCGAAGGATTTGGGCAAGATCGGCGGCAACTACCGCGACGCCGCCAACCCGCCGGCCTGGGTCGGCATGGACATCTGGGCCGCGACCATCTGCTTCAACACCGTCGAAGCCGAAAAGCAGGGCCTGACCAAGCCGGTGAGCTGGCAGGACCTGACCAAGCCTGAGTACAAGGGCAAGATCGTCATGCCCAACCCGGCTTCGTCCGGCACCGGTTTCCTCGACGTCAGCGCCTGGTTGCAGACCTTCGGCGAGAAGCAGGGCTGGCAGTACATGGACGAGCTGCACCAGAACATCGGCCAGTACGTTCACTCCGGCTCCAAGCCGTGCAAGCTGGCGGCGGCCGGCGAATTCCCGATCGGCATCTCCTTCGAATACCCGGCCGTGCAGCTCAAGCGCCAGGGCGCGCCGCTGGACATCGTGCTGCCGAAGGAAGGCCTGGGCTGGGAAATCGAAGCCACCGCGGTGATCAAGGGCACCCCTCATGAAGAAGCCGCGAAGAAACTCGCCGACTTCTCCGCCAGCCCCGCGGCCATGGAGCTGTACAAGGAAAACTTCGCCGTCCTGGCCCAGCCGGGGATCGCCAAGCCGCAGACCGAACTGCCGGCCGACTACGAGCAGCGCCTGATCAAGAACGACTTCGCCTGGGCCTCGAAGAACCGTGACCAGATCCTCGCCGAGTGGCGCAAGCGGTATGACGGTAAGTCCGAGAAGGTCGCCGCCAAGTAA
- a CDS encoding putative 2-aminoethylphosphonate ABC transporter permease subunit, which yields MAVDLTLPLPAKRARQAARAEVGDRVFVLGGKLVLLLLLGLAVLLPLLAIFWRGFSGEAGQGGGLVAARELVTSANFHWLLGNSLKVSLSVAAIVVPLAYLFAYALQRTLIPGKAIWRGLSLLPLMAPSMLPGIALVYLFGNQGLLRGLLSDNIYGFWGIVLGEVIYTFPHALMILLSALSLADARLFDAASSMGASPAKAFRSITWPATRQAVFAAFCLVFTLTITDFGVPVVVGGDYQVLALEAYKAVVGQQQFGRGALIGMVLLLPALFSFGVDAWLRRRHGDAMSGRAQVFNPAPSRLRDGCYLAIVLLICAALLLVFGMAVFSSLVKFWPYNLSLSLNHYQFNDTAGGGWLAYRNSLTMALCTALIGGVLIFTGAYLMEKTHAQRGLNLALRMLSFVPMAVPGLVLGLGYVFFFNLSGNPLHVFYGSMTLLVVCTIAHYLTTAQMTATTALRQLDAEFEAAALSLKAPLYRHYLRVTVPICLPALLDILRYLFVSAMTTVSAAIFLYSPDTILAAVAVLNMDDAGNVGGAAAMSTLILFTSAGVSLLLAWASRGLLRRSQAWRQTAPGH from the coding sequence GCCCGCGAAACGAGCGCGCCAGGCGGCCCGTGCGGAAGTCGGCGACCGTGTCTTCGTGCTTGGCGGCAAGCTGGTGCTGCTCTTGCTACTGGGCCTGGCGGTGCTGCTGCCGTTGCTGGCGATCTTCTGGCGCGGCTTCAGCGGCGAAGCCGGGCAGGGCGGTGGCCTGGTCGCCGCTCGTGAGCTGGTGACCAGCGCCAACTTCCACTGGCTGTTGGGCAACAGCCTGAAAGTCTCCCTCAGCGTCGCCGCCATAGTGGTACCGCTGGCCTACCTGTTCGCCTACGCCCTGCAACGCACACTGATTCCCGGCAAGGCGATCTGGCGCGGCCTGTCGCTGCTGCCGCTGATGGCGCCGTCGATGCTGCCGGGGATCGCCCTGGTCTATCTGTTCGGCAACCAGGGCCTGCTGCGCGGGCTGCTCTCGGACAATATCTACGGCTTCTGGGGCATTGTCCTCGGCGAAGTGATCTACACCTTTCCCCACGCCCTGATGATCCTGCTGTCGGCCCTGTCCCTGGCCGATGCGCGGTTGTTCGATGCCGCGTCGAGCATGGGCGCCAGCCCGGCCAAGGCCTTTCGCAGCATCACCTGGCCAGCCACCCGGCAGGCGGTGTTCGCCGCGTTCTGCCTGGTGTTCACCCTGACCATCACCGATTTCGGCGTGCCGGTGGTGGTCGGTGGCGACTATCAGGTGCTGGCGCTGGAGGCCTACAAGGCCGTGGTCGGCCAGCAGCAGTTCGGTCGTGGCGCCTTGATCGGCATGGTGCTGTTGCTGCCGGCGCTGTTCAGCTTCGGCGTCGATGCCTGGCTGCGTCGTCGTCATGGCGACGCCATGAGCGGCCGCGCCCAAGTTTTCAACCCGGCGCCTTCTCGCCTGAGAGACGGCTGCTACCTGGCGATCGTCCTGCTGATCTGTGCGGCGCTGCTGCTGGTGTTCGGCATGGCGGTGTTCTCGTCGCTGGTGAAGTTCTGGCCCTATAACCTGTCGCTGTCGCTCAATCATTACCAGTTCAACGACACCGCCGGCGGCGGCTGGCTGGCCTACCGCAACAGCCTGACCATGGCCCTGTGCACGGCGCTGATCGGCGGAGTGCTGATCTTCACCGGCGCCTACCTGATGGAGAAGACCCACGCCCAGCGCGGCCTCAATCTGGCGCTGCGCATGCTCAGCTTCGTGCCGATGGCGGTACCGGGGCTGGTGCTGGGCCTGGGTTATGTCTTCTTCTTCAACCTCAGCGGCAACCCTCTGCATGTGTTCTACGGCAGCATGACCCTGCTGGTGGTGTGCACCATCGCCCACTACCTGACCACCGCACAGATGACCGCCACCACCGCGCTGCGCCAGCTCGACGCCGAGTTCGAGGCCGCCGCGCTGTCGCTCAAGGCGCCGCTGTACCGCCATTACCTGCGGGTCACCGTGCCGATCTGCCTGCCGGCGCTGCTGGACATCCTGCGCTACCTGTTCGTCTCGGCCATGACCACCGTCTCGGCGGCGATCTTCCTCTACAGCCCCGACACCATCCTTGCGGCGGTGGCGGTGCTGAACATGGACGACGCCGGCAACGTCGGCGGCGCGGCCGCCATGTCGACCCTGATCCTCTTTACCTCGGCGGGCGTGTCGCTGCTCCTGGCCTGGGCTTCGCGCGGCTTGCTGCGCCGCTCCCAGGCCTGGCGGCAGACCGCGCCCGGCCACTGA